The genomic DNA AGTGCGTAACAGCATTCCTGCCGTGCCGCGCCTTGCCGGACATCTTTTTACGTTCGACCGGGTGCCGGCCGATGGCCGATTCTATTCGTCCCTTGTCCTGGCGGGGTGAGCCGAAAACGAGGGCGAGGTAAACGCGCTTCACCGTGTGTTCCCGAAATTGCTCGGCGAGGGACCGGTGAGCCGCATCATTCTTGGCGACGACCAATATACCCGACGTATCCTTGTCTATCCGGTGGACGATGCCGGGTCGCAACTCTCCTCCGATGCCCGAGAGATCGTCGCAGTGGCCGAGGAGGGCATTGACGAGGGTGCCGGTGTTGCGTCCCGCGCCGGGATGAACCGTCATCCCTGCAGGCTTGTTGATGACAACAACGTCGGAGTCCTCATGTAGGATCTCCAGCGGGATTTCTTCGGCAACCGCCTCCGCCGGTGCGGGGGGAGGAATCGTCACATCGATGAGTTCACCCCCCTTCAACTTGAGGGATGGCTTCTGAACCATGCCGTTCACGGTCACGAACCCCGTTTCGATCAGCCGTGTGGCTGCAGAGCGGGTAAGGTTTTCCACCATACGTGCAACGAACTGGTCGAGCCGCTCGGTTTCTTCCCCCGCTTCGTATTTCAGCTGCAGTTTCTCCACTTTCTTTCCAGTTCCAGAAACAGCGAAGGCGCGATCGGTATCGCGCCCCGCTTCCCTGTATGACGAATGCTATGTTACCAGATTGATGATTCGATATTGCCGGCACGTTTGATCAGCACGTCCACCACTGCGAGATCGTAGATGTTGGTTCCCGAAATCTCCGGCGAAACGCGGGACAGAAAATGCTGGCGCCCTTCCTCAAGTTCTGCGGCAAGGACTTCGAAGATGGTATCGTTCCTGATTCCTTCTTCGACCTTCTCCCTGTTGTAGATGGCGACGTCCGAAACGATCGCCCGCGCAAGCCGCCTGGCCTGATCGGGGTTTGTGATGGTTTCCATGGTACCCCCGGTCTCCGCTGTTTTCTGCTAGAACCTCATGGACCTTCTCGAGATGGCTGATCGCGCAGACATTATACAAATAACGGCGGAAATTACTATGAATTTCTCCTGCGGCAGAGGGCCAGGCGACAGCCCTCAGCGAAGCCGCAGAGCGAAGTAGATGCTGGCGTTGCCGCGCCGCACCAGCAGAGCTACGGATCCCTTCCGTTCCACTTCCTTCATGGATTTGTCATACTCGGCCAGAGAGTTGATCTTCCTGTTGTTCACCGATACTATGACGTCCCCCTGCTGGAGCCCCGCGTCTGCGGCAATTCCTTCAGGGTCTACAGCGGTGACCATCACTCCGGAAAGGCCCTTTGCGCGCAATTGCCTCGGCAGTTCCTCCACCGCCATATCGAACCAGCCTGCCGCAGACGCCCCTTCCTCTACGCTGGGACGTGCCCCTGCGGCGCTCTCCGTGCTTGCCACCGTCACCGAAAGGCTCTGCTGCTTTCCATCCCGATAGACTTCCACCGCTACCTTCTTGCCGACAGCCGTGTCCGCAGCCGCCAGTTGCAGCTGATGCGCATCCTTGATCTCCTTACCGTCGAACCGGATTATGATGTCTCCCTGCCTGATGCCCCCTTTCTCGGCGGGGCTTCCGGCCATCACCTCGCTAACGAGTGCGCCGCGTGGCCGGTCAAGCCCGAAGGACCGGGCTATGTCTTCAGTTACCGGCTGGATTGCGACACCGAGCCACCCGCGTGTTACGCTCCCCTTCTTGATAAGCTGGTTCACGACCTGTTTGGCCATGTTGATCGGAATTGCGAAGCCTATCCCCTGTCCGGCGGCTACGATGGCGGTATTGATGCCAATGACCTCGCCATAGATGTTGAGGAGCGGCCCCCCCGAATTTCCGGGATTTATGGAGGTATCGGTCTGTATGAAGTCCTCGTAGGTTTCTATTCCCATGTTCGAGCGGCCGGTAGCGGAGACGACACCGACCGTGACGGTCCGGTTCAGGCCGAACGGGTTGCCGATGGCGATAGCCCACTGTCCCACCTGGAGCTTGTCGGAGTCGCCCAGTACCGCTGTCGGTAGCGGCTCCTTGGCGTTGATCTTGATGACGGCGATGTCGGTCTTCTGGTCGCTCCCCACCACTTTGCCGATGTAGGTTTTATCGTTGGAAAGTGAAACCTGGATGCTCTCCGCATCGCGCACCACATGGTCGTTGGTTATGATATACCCGTCCTTGTTGATGATGAACCCGGATCCGAGGCTTTTGTCGCGGCGGTACTGCGGGCGCATCTGCCCCCCGAAAAAGTCGTCGAAGAAGGGGGAGAATTCGAAGAAGGGCTGAACCAGCTTCTTCTTGCTGACCGTGGAAATGTTGACGACCGCAGGGGTCACGCTCTTGGCTACATTAGTAAAACCCTGCTGTGTTGCGAGGAGGTCTTTGGAAACCTCTTTAACGGGCGGTTCGCTCGTACTCGGACGGCTCGATTCAGAGAAGTATGCCTCCTCCTTCTTCTTGCAGCCCGAGAGCAGCACCAGCACGATCAACGGAGTAATCCACCAGATGTTACGGTTCATGGAGTGCCTCACATTAAGTTAAAGTTCAAGGCCCGTAGGTTAGCCAAAACAGGTTTAGTTGTCAACCGGCAGGCATGACCTTGTGCCCCGCTCCGCGCGGTATGGGGCGGCTCCGAGATGCTTTGCGCTCTCCTTGCCGGAAGAGAAATCGGCCTTGACGAAACATCCTCCATTGCATATAAGAATGCGGGAAAAGGAGGGGGCATGGAAGACATCAGGGCCGAGGTCCGTGAGTTGAGGCTGGGGGAAAAGATCCGCAAGTTGCGCCAGGAGCGACGACTCACCCTGCAGGAGCTTTCCGAGCTTTCCGGACTGTCGAAACCTCTGCTTTCGCAGATCGAGAACGACCAGGTGATCCCTCCACTGGCCACACTGCTGAAGATCGCAAAGGGCCTGAAAGTCGGCATACATTTTTTCTTCGAGGAGGAGGGGGACCGGCAGAAGTTCGTGCTGGTCAGAGGAAGCGAAGGGGGGATGAGCACGCGTCGCCCCAAAAGCGACATAACGCAAGGCTACCTCTACCGGCCGCTCGCTCCGGGGGTCCGCCATAAGAAGATAGAACCCTTCCTGGTGGAGTTCCAGCTCACCGAGTGGGACGACAGCTACTATTACCGGCACGAGGGGGAGGAGTTCATCTACCTTGTGGAGGGAGAACTGGAATTTCACTACGCGGGTGAGAAGATGGTGCTGAAGCCGGGAGACAGCATTTATTACGATTCGTCGGAACCGCACGGGTATGTTTCCGTGGGAGAAAAGAAGGCCCGGGCGGTGGCAGTGCTTCATTCTCCCGGTTGAGGAGAGCCTGGGAAGCGCTTTTGCAGTTTCAGGAGCCTTCCGAACTCCCTGACCACCTTCTCGGTCTTCTCGTCCATTTCCAGAAACCGCAGTCCCATGCTCCCCTGATCGTCCTCGAGACTGGTCCATACCACTTCCGCCGCGACCGGGACCGGCTTTGCCGAATCCGGTGTGAAGAACTGAAGGCTCACCCGCCTTCCAATGGGTAGCGGGCTGCTTATCAGCACAGACATTCCGGTTCCGGAAACATCGAGGGTGTCGAAGCAGGCAGCTTCGTCCATGTGAACGAGCCAGCATCCGACGCCGAGCGGCACCCGGCTCTCCTTCCGTTTTTCCAAGATCGACCCCCGCAAAGCTCAACGTTCATGTTGCCCCTGAGGCTCGCATTCAGCAAACGCACCACACCACTTGCTCCGGTGGAGCGCATGATGTGTTCGTATACTTCAGCGCGCTTCCTCGCAATCGGTTGCAGGCCAGCTGTCGAGGCTTCCGTCTTCGAGCTCGACCTGAATGGTTTCTCCAGGGGGGGTACACTGAAAGGCCAACCCGATGTCCCCGGTCTTGATGTTGCGCAGCCGGACCCGTTCATCTTTCCGTTCGGTCCTGTTGCAGACGCTCTGGTGCTCCCTGTCGCGCATGGCCCCCTCCTTTCCCCGCTAGGAGCAATGGTAGCACGCGCCAGGCATTCTGCAACCTCCTCCGTACCTTACTTAGATGTCGCTCCCTTCCGGGCCCGATACCTGCACGACCCTGACCGGTACCTTTTCTACGCACGCCTGCTCTACCATCCGGATGACAAAGGAGATGCAAACCTTCTTGTGGATAAGTGCCTGTGTCAGGCGGTAAAACCATCTGCAAAGCTTCGTTGGATTCGGCCGGCCCAGCAACAGCGGGCGAAAACCGGAGAGCTCCAGCATAAGCCGCATTCCCCCTTCTCCCTGCTCGACGCTAAAGGCGAACTTGCCGTTGTAGGCATACCCCTTTTGCACCAGCAATCCCCCGCGGATAGGGAGCTTCATGCTGAAACGCTCCTCCTCGGGAGGTGCGAAGGCGAGGAGGGAGAGCCTGCTGGAGAGGATATTGAAATCGATTCCGGATCTGGTTCGGGTCGGGCGAATGAGGGAGAACGTGGCGCGGCGAATATGCTGCAGGTATCTTTCCATCATCAAAGAGGGAGTGATGCTCGCGTTTGTGCAGGGGAGGAGCACCCACTGGGCGGAATATACGTATGTATTTTCGACGAGGATCTGCTTATGGAATATCTTCAGTTCCGCAGGCTGCATACGACCTCTTGTTTAGTGCTGAAAATGAGGGACAATTATAGCCTCTTTCTCAGCAAAGGGAATCCTTCTTGGCGGGTGTCCCATGGCGGAGTCTTCAGGAAAGGTTCTTGTAACCGGAGGGACCGGTTTCATCGGCCTCAGGTTGATCGACGAGCTTCTGCGGCGGGGGTATCAGGTGCGGAGCCTCGCCAGGCACACACACCCCTCACTTCCTCCTGAGGTCGAGCAGGTGCAGGGGGATCTGCTCGAACCATTGACGCTGCGGGAAACTTTTAACAGCGTCAGTGCCGCATACTATCTGGTCCACTCACTGGCAGGGGGGCGGAGCGGCTTCGGACGAAGAGACCGTGAGGCGGCCGAAAACTTCGCAGCCGCAGCCGGCCGGGGAAGGGTACGGCGGGTCATATACCTCGGGGGTCTCGGGGAGGCCGACGACAGGCTTTCCGAACATCTGGAAAGCAGGCGTGAAGTTGCCGATGTCCTGAGGCACGGCTCCTATGACGCCACGATACTCCGGGCTGCGGTTATCATTGGTGCAGGAGCAGCCTCTTTCGAGATCATGCGGTCTCTTGTGGAACGTCTTCCCGTGCTTCCTGCGCCGCGCTGGGTTTCAACCCGCTGTCAGCCCATAGCGGTTGCCGATGTCATTCAATATCTTGCAGGTTGCCTCGGTGAGAATCGTACCTCCCGCGGAACGTTCGACATAGGCGGGCCGGAGGTGCTCACGTATGGCGAGATGCTTGAGCGCCTGGCTTCCATAGAGGGAAGACCTATCCGGATTATCCCCCTCCGATTTCTTCCCCGGCATGTTGCCGCATATGCGGCCGGCCTATTTTCTTCAATACCGCCGTCGATTTCCGTACCACTCGTGGAGGGGTTGAAAAACGAGGTCGTGTGCCGCGACGACCGCATCCGCGAAATTCTCCCTGTTACGCTTACACCGTATGATGACGCAGTAAGGGTGGCCCTTGCGGAGGTGGGAAAGTGTGCTACACAATAACTATTAGTCCTTCGTAACGACCATCCTGTTATGGTATATTCCGCGCGTTGACAGGTGCGGCCCGCACGACATATTTGATGCAATCACAAGGAGGAACCATGAAAAAGAAAATCGGCGTTGTTCTTTCAGGATGCGGCGTGTACGACGGAAGCGAGATCCATGAGGCGGTCTTTACGCTCCTCGCAATCGATCGAAATGGTGGCGAGGCCATATGTATGGCCCCAGATATCGAGTTGAGTGAAGTGAACCACATAACGGGTCAGCCCTCCGGAGCGAAGCGGAGTGTTCTCGCCGAATCGGCCCGGATCGCCCGCGGCAGGATACGGAACATCGCTGAAGTACAGGCGGGGGAGCTTGACGCGATTATTTTTCCCGGAGGATACGGGGCGGCGAAAAACCTCTGCAACTTTGCCGAAAAAGGTGCCGAGGCCTCCATTCAGCCGGAGGTGGCGAGACTGCTTCGCGACATGGCGAAGGCGAAGAAGCCGATCTGTGCCATTTGCATCGCGCCTGCCCTTATCGCCGCGACGCTGGGCAAAGAGTATGCGCCTCAGGTTACCATCGGCACGGATGCGGGGACCGCTGCCGCCATCGGCCAGACGGGAAGCGTCCATGTGGAGTGCCCGGTAACCGAATTCGTGGTGGACAAGGAGCGCAGAATCGTTTCGACCCCGGCCTACATGCTGGCGGAGCGAATTTCCGAAGCTGCAGAAGGGATCGAGAAGGCGGTAAAGGCGACGCTTGAAATGGCTTGAAACCTAAAGTTTGGTGTCGGCACCCAAATCTCTTGAGGAGGTAACGGAAATGAAAAGACTTCTCGTCTTCGGAGGGCTCCTGTTGTCTGTCGCACTATCCACAGGGACCGCGTTTGCTGAGAGCATCCAGAACAGGTTCGGCGTCACGGGGCGGTTGGGGTTCCTGATTCCTGCGGACAGCGACTACAACGACCGGAAGCTCAATGCTGACGCCGGCTTTGTCGGTGGCGGCGGCTTCATCTACGGCTTTGACCGGAACATCGCCCTGGAGCTTGACATCACGCATACATGGTTCGGTACCGAGCTTCCGAGCGGCCCGCGTCAGGGTGACTTCAGCATCACCAACCTTGCATTCGGTGCCCAGTACCGGTTCATGATCGCGGACCCTAAAATCGTTCCGTACGCCGGCGGCGGACTCGACATCCTTTTCAACGAATATGAGAGAGCCGACGTGGATACGGTGGTCGGCATCCACGCTTCCGGAGGTGTCGATTACTTCCTCACCCGTGACATTGCGCTGAATGCTGAAGGGAAGATAGTAATCGCTCCTGAGGCGGATATCGACGGAGCAGGAGGCAATTTCGATCCCTCCAGCTTCTCGGGCACTTTTGGCGTCAGGTACTTCTTCTGATCCCTTCCCGGCAGGCGCTGCTGCCTGCCGGTCATTGATCTCCTTCCGCCCGTTTCCCCTCACGGGCGATTGCCGTTATTTCCACGGATTCAATGACAGCTGGTCGAGCCACGATTCTGCTGCAGGTGCCGCTCCTTTTTGCAAATCTGCATTTCAACTTCGCAGATTTGCAGAAGGAGCATGTTAATCCCTGGAGGAACAGTCGGTGAGTTAACGTCCAAAAGTCCGTCTCAAGCTAAGCAAACTACTGCCGATGGTGAAGATACGGTCTCGTGAGTCCTCCTTTTCATGCCGGTCGTGTGTCTGGCATGGATCCTGAAAAAACACGAATGGACGTGCACCCATGGCAGGATGTACACGCAAAGCACGCGGAAAAGAGGTGTGGCAATGAATGTGGAAATCGACACCATTGACGAAGCAATCGACAAGTACGTGCTCACGCGGAAGGAGAAAGGGGTACAGAAGGCCAGGGAGCGCTTTCTGGCTTACGTATACATGAGGCACGGGGGCGATGACCAGCGGGAATTTCTCGGGAAGGTGCGCGGGCTCACCCGCTACTACATCGACTATCTGAAAGTGATGGAGAATCCCTTCAAGGGACCGGAAGTGGCATGGTTTGCTTCCATGGTGACCATCGCTGTTTACTCCATCGTCCTCATGGCGACCGAGGGTGAGCGGACTCTCGGTATCTGCCTTTTGGCCGGGACTTTGGCCAACGCCTGGTTCCTTCTGAGCACCGTGGCGAAGAAATGGTGCGACATCGGGGTTATGATCGCCATTTACCGCGAAATAGTAGAGCTCACCGACAAGGAAATGGCCTCATAATCTTATCGACCCACCAGTCAGCTCTCACAGCGGCCTTCTTCGGCCGCTTTTTTTGCTTTTTCTCCCCTGCTCATAATCACCCTCCTCCCGTTGCAGTCAAACTCATTAATGTTAAACTTTTGCATAATTCCTGTCAGCGGAGGTCGTCATGGAGAAAGATCCTCGTACGCTTGCGCTCCGTCAGTGCAAAAGACCTGATGCAGGTGCTTCGCCCCTTGGCGTTCCGGAGATAGAGCGGTACATGGCGGAGCTGCCGGGCTGGGAGCTACGTGACAACGCCATAGAAAAAAAGTTCAGCTTTGGAAATTTCTGCCAAACCATGGCCTTCGTGAATGCAGTGGCCTGGGTGGCCAACCGTCAGGATCACCATCCCGACATCGAATTTTCATATCGGCAGTGCCGCGTGCGTTACA from Geobacter sp. DSM 9736 includes the following:
- a CDS encoding PilZ domain-containing protein, with protein sequence MEKRKESRVPLGVGCWLVHMDEAACFDTLDVSGTGMSVLISSPLPIGRRVSLQFFTPDSAKPVPVAAEVVWTSLEDDQGSMGLRFLEMDEKTEKVVREFGRLLKLQKRFPGSPQPGE
- a CDS encoding 4a-hydroxytetrahydrobiopterin dehydratase, yielding MEKDPRTLALRQCKRPDAGASPLGVPEIERYMAELPGWELRDNAIEKKFSFGNFCQTMAFVNAVAWVANRQDHHPDIEFSYRQCRVRYSTHAVGGLSENDFICAARVEQLLV
- a CDS encoding helix-turn-helix domain-containing protein; this translates as MEDIRAEVRELRLGEKIRKLRQERRLTLQELSELSGLSKPLLSQIENDQVIPPLATLLKIAKGLKVGIHFFFEEEGDRQKFVLVRGSEGGMSTRRPKSDITQGYLYRPLAPGVRHKKIEPFLVEFQLTEWDDSYYYRHEGEEFIYLVEGELEFHYAGEKMVLKPGDSIYYDSSEPHGYVSVGEKKARAVAVLHSPG
- the elbB gene encoding isoprenoid biosynthesis glyoxalase ElbB, translating into MKKKIGVVLSGCGVYDGSEIHEAVFTLLAIDRNGGEAICMAPDIELSEVNHITGQPSGAKRSVLAESARIARGRIRNIAEVQAGELDAIIFPGGYGAAKNLCNFAEKGAEASIQPEVARLLRDMAKAKKPICAICIAPALIAATLGKEYAPQVTIGTDAGTAAAIGQTGSVHVECPVTEFVVDKERRIVSTPAYMLAERISEAAEGIEKAVKATLEMA
- a CDS encoding GSU0071 family protein, yielding MNVEIDTIDEAIDKYVLTRKEKGVQKARERFLAYVYMRHGGDDQREFLGKVRGLTRYYIDYLKVMENPFKGPEVAWFASMVTIAVYSIVLMATEGERTLGICLLAGTLANAWFLLSTVAKKWCDIGVMIAIYREIVELTDKEMAS
- a CDS encoding outer membrane beta-barrel protein, producing MKRLLVFGGLLLSVALSTGTAFAESIQNRFGVTGRLGFLIPADSDYNDRKLNADAGFVGGGGFIYGFDRNIALELDITHTWFGTELPSGPRQGDFSITNLAFGAQYRFMIADPKIVPYAGGGLDILFNEYERADVDTVVGIHASGGVDYFLTRDIALNAEGKIVIAPEADIDGAGGNFDPSSFSGTFGVRYFF
- a CDS encoding RluA family pseudouridine synthase, yielding MEKLQLKYEAGEETERLDQFVARMVENLTRSAATRLIETGFVTVNGMVQKPSLKLKGGELIDVTIPPPAPAEAVAEEIPLEILHEDSDVVVINKPAGMTVHPGAGRNTGTLVNALLGHCDDLSGIGGELRPGIVHRIDKDTSGILVVAKNDAAHRSLAEQFREHTVKRVYLALVFGSPRQDKGRIESAIGRHPVERKKMSGKARHGRNAVTHWRVLARYRGITLMSLRLETGRTHQIRVHLSEAGYPLVGDEVYGGTSRLGNIQDPLLRKMVKQLGRQALHAATLGFIHPSDASYREFTTDMPEDMARVLRYLQEQAQAAAGTESPLS
- a CDS encoding DegQ family serine endoprotease, encoding MNRNIWWITPLIVLVLLSGCKKKEEAYFSESSRPSTSEPPVKEVSKDLLATQQGFTNVAKSVTPAVVNISTVSKKKLVQPFFEFSPFFDDFFGGQMRPQYRRDKSLGSGFIINKDGYIITNDHVVRDAESIQVSLSNDKTYIGKVVGSDQKTDIAVIKINAKEPLPTAVLGDSDKLQVGQWAIAIGNPFGLNRTVTVGVVSATGRSNMGIETYEDFIQTDTSINPGNSGGPLLNIYGEVIGINTAIVAAGQGIGFAIPINMAKQVVNQLIKKGSVTRGWLGVAIQPVTEDIARSFGLDRPRGALVSEVMAGSPAEKGGIRQGDIIIRFDGKEIKDAHQLQLAAADTAVGKKVAVEVYRDGKQQSLSVTVASTESAAGARPSVEEGASAAGWFDMAVEELPRQLRAKGLSGVMVTAVDPEGIAADAGLQQGDVIVSVNNRKINSLAEYDKSMKEVERKGSVALLVRRGNASIYFALRLR
- a CDS encoding NAD(P)H-binding protein, translated to MAESSGKVLVTGGTGFIGLRLIDELLRRGYQVRSLARHTHPSLPPEVEQVQGDLLEPLTLRETFNSVSAAYYLVHSLAGGRSGFGRRDREAAENFAAAAGRGRVRRVIYLGGLGEADDRLSEHLESRREVADVLRHGSYDATILRAAVIIGAGAASFEIMRSLVERLPVLPAPRWVSTRCQPIAVADVIQYLAGCLGENRTSRGTFDIGGPEVLTYGEMLERLASIEGRPIRIIPLRFLPRHVAAYAAGLFSSIPPSISVPLVEGLKNEVVCRDDRIREILPVTLTPYDDAVRVALAEVGKCATQ